In Endozoicomonas sp. GU-1, one DNA window encodes the following:
- a CDS encoding YcgL domain-containing protein, with protein sequence MKSLVTIYKSPKREGMYLYLNKGAILEKTLPEALLQAFGKPVHVFDLLLTPEKKLARVETASVLKGIWDHGFYLQMPPKEQDDYLIKLPDEFLSFNDPT encoded by the coding sequence ATGAAGTCTCTGGTGACCATCTATAAAAGCCCGAAAAGGGAAGGGATGTACCTGTACCTGAACAAGGGAGCCATATTGGAAAAGACCCTGCCAGAGGCATTATTGCAAGCCTTTGGCAAACCTGTGCATGTTTTTGACCTGTTGCTGACGCCGGAGAAAAAGCTGGCGCGAGTAGAGACTGCCAGTGTCCTTAAGGGGATTTGGGATCATGGCTTCTATTTGCAAATGCCCCCCAAAGAGCAGGATGATTACCTGATCAAACTGCCCGATGAGTTTCTTTCATTTAACGACCCGACATGA
- a CDS encoding PepSY domain-containing protein produces the protein MNVFSFPVQMISGVLAGAALSVSAVFAAGSTVPATPAYLEQPGKLRSMLPLDQLIARTRHTFGNKASDVVVYSARLQEEEHQKVFVIDFIDANNQLERVVYGAFSGKQIDHAPMQVPMPMEEILSKVESKYPGANRIRTWLERQGGNMVYVIELADKQFKVKRRQLTMDAYTGRVITDVTYDLKPDGKQISLEQIIKNARKKYRGMVVLRTRSSVKNNMNVREIIFLDDNHIRHKMVVNAVDGEVIEDRITPLGWI, from the coding sequence ATGAATGTGTTCAGTTTCCCTGTGCAGATGATTTCAGGCGTATTGGCGGGCGCAGCTTTGTCGGTATCTGCGGTTTTTGCTGCGGGCAGTACTGTGCCTGCGACACCTGCGTACCTTGAGCAGCCTGGCAAGCTGAGATCCATGTTGCCCCTTGACCAGCTGATAGCCAGAACCCGGCATACCTTCGGGAATAAGGCTTCTGACGTGGTTGTATACTCAGCCCGGTTGCAGGAAGAAGAGCATCAGAAGGTGTTTGTTATCGACTTTATTGATGCCAATAACCAGTTGGAGCGCGTTGTTTATGGTGCTTTCAGTGGCAAGCAGATAGATCATGCCCCTATGCAGGTACCCATGCCAATGGAAGAGATCTTGTCAAAGGTGGAAAGTAAGTACCCCGGAGCCAATAGAATTCGAACCTGGCTGGAGAGGCAGGGTGGCAATATGGTCTATGTTATAGAGTTGGCTGACAAACAGTTTAAGGTGAAGCGTCGCCAGTTAACGATGGATGCTTATACCGGCAGGGTGATCACAGACGTAACGTATGACCTGAAACCGGATGGCAAGCAGATATCCCTTGAGCAGATTATCAAAAATGCACGGAAAAAATACCGTGGGATGGTTGTGCTGAGAACCCGAAGCAGTGTCAAAAACAATATGAATGTCAGGGAAATCATTTTTCTGGATGACAATCATATAAGACATAAGATGGTGGTAAATGCCGTTGACGGTGAAGTGATCGAGGACCGAATTACGCCATTGGGGTGGATCTGA
- a CDS encoding nitroreductase family protein, which translates to MNGIELLLERVSTPILEEPAPSDQQLDVMFRAALRAPDHGRIRPWRFLKVSGQAREGLGELMAQAVLEDQPDLSEDALARFRGMPLRAPMLVLAICPVKQHPKVPEIEQKMSLAAAVHSLLLAAHAQGVGAMWRTGELCYHPRLAKGLGLADNEQLMGFIYLGKPAGAKKKVPVLDVNDFVSEWVTSA; encoded by the coding sequence ATGAATGGTATAGAGCTTTTGCTGGAAAGGGTATCGACCCCCATCCTGGAGGAACCAGCACCCAGCGATCAGCAACTGGATGTCATGTTCCGGGCGGCCCTGCGAGCCCCTGACCATGGCCGTATTCGTCCCTGGCGATTTTTAAAAGTCAGTGGCCAGGCGCGGGAAGGACTGGGTGAGCTGATGGCGCAAGCAGTCCTTGAGGATCAGCCGGATCTTTCAGAGGATGCCTTGGCACGCTTCAGAGGGATGCCGCTCCGGGCCCCTATGCTGGTGCTGGCGATTTGCCCGGTTAAGCAGCATCCAAAGGTGCCGGAGATTGAACAGAAGATGTCTCTGGCGGCGGCAGTTCATTCTCTGCTGCTGGCGGCCCATGCCCAGGGGGTCGGGGCAATGTGGCGAACCGGGGAACTTTGTTACCACCCACGACTGGCAAAAGGGCTGGGTCTTGCCGACAACGAGCAGCTGATGGGTTTTATCTACCTTGGCAAGCCTGCTGGCGCTAAAAAGAAAGTGCCTGTATTGGATGTTAATGACTTTGTTTCTGAGTGGGTAACCAGTGCCTGA
- a CDS encoding response regulator gives MPDNLLWLSLPVTQQKLYQKCAEVIGINSPGNRSPESINHPPHATDHQQPAFRKKRILVVEDNAINQLVTEGMLEQLGYNINLANNGQDCITACTTEKFDLILMDCNMPVMDGYAATKQLRKMTNTRQTPIIALTANTLEEHKERCRDAGMNGHIAKPFNKKALDTLLNRWLE, from the coding sequence ATGCCTGATAATCTGTTATGGCTCTCACTGCCGGTGACTCAGCAAAAGCTCTATCAGAAGTGCGCAGAAGTCATTGGTATTAATAGCCCCGGCAACCGGTCACCAGAAAGCATCAATCACCCACCCCATGCAACGGACCATCAACAGCCAGCCTTCAGGAAGAAAAGGATCCTGGTAGTAGAAGACAATGCGATCAACCAGCTGGTGACTGAGGGTATGCTTGAACAGCTGGGGTACAATATAAACCTTGCCAACAACGGTCAGGATTGCATCACAGCTTGCACCACTGAAAAGTTTGACCTGATCCTGATGGACTGCAATATGCCCGTGATGGATGGCTACGCTGCAACAAAACAGCTGCGAAAAATGACGAATACCAGACAGACGCCCATCATCGCACTAACAGCAAACACACTGGAAGAGCACAAAGAACGATGCCGGGACGCAGGGATGAATGGTCACATTGCCAAACCTTTCAATAAAAAAGCGTTAGATACATTACTGAACCGATGGCTTGAGTAA
- a CDS encoding MASE2 domain-containing protein translates to MQSNKNTVSPPQSRASRLSPRVLAYWLAASVMVYGLANQYLPSVFLGAVAYLAVFPWLSNLAINGVFRASNQKTVDNKKPLVTLLLDSLNVGALITLAGFPMVSGMLLVALLTGWAIYLQGLRGLMIIIPPAAAAISIHHFIEPDFTISAGQDAVFISLLGMLIFISYCAYVLRLREQHFQAIQRSAQQQRQRYSRLASSLAKYLSPQVWESIFSGKRNTKLESQRKKLTVFFSDIKGFSFSLDTNSIDEFERKKIIQTLDEATQKLLKDDLSSPAKPGRKTIVQTLVK, encoded by the coding sequence ATGCAATCCAATAAGAATACTGTATCTCCGCCCCAGAGTCGTGCCTCCCGGCTCTCTCCAAGAGTCCTGGCCTATTGGCTCGCCGCCTCGGTGATGGTTTACGGGCTGGCCAACCAGTACCTTCCTTCTGTTTTCCTGGGCGCTGTCGCTTATTTAGCGGTTTTTCCCTGGCTTTCCAACCTGGCGATCAACGGGGTATTTCGCGCCAGCAATCAAAAGACAGTGGACAACAAAAAGCCTCTGGTTACCCTTTTACTGGATTCTTTGAATGTTGGAGCCTTAATCACCCTTGCCGGTTTCCCAATGGTCAGTGGCATGCTGCTGGTGGCGCTGCTGACAGGCTGGGCGATTTACCTTCAAGGGCTGAGGGGGCTGATGATCATCATTCCCCCGGCAGCAGCGGCCATATCTATTCATCACTTTATTGAACCTGATTTCACCATTTCAGCCGGGCAGGATGCAGTGTTTATCAGTCTGCTTGGCATGCTTATTTTCATATCCTACTGTGCCTATGTCCTCAGGCTCAGAGAGCAGCATTTTCAGGCTATTCAGCGCAGTGCCCAGCAACAGCGGCAACGTTACAGCAGGCTTGCCAGCAGTCTGGCCAAATACCTTTCTCCCCAGGTATGGGAATCCATTTTTTCCGGCAAGCGCAATACCAAACTGGAGAGCCAGCGAAAAAAGCTGACGGTCTTCTTTTCCGATATCAAAGGCTTTTCCTTCAGTCTGGATACCAACAGTATTGATGAGTTCGAGCGTAAAAAGATCATTCAGACGTTAGATGAGGCAACACAGAAGTTACTGAAAGATGATCTGTCGAGCCCGGCAAAGCCGGGGAGAAAAACAATTGTCCAGACCCTGGTAAAGTAA
- a CDS encoding biotin-dependent carboxyltransferase family protein has translation MVALEVLDPGMMTQLQDTGRTGVGYQGLAQGGPMDLHAYCWANHLLGNPMICSQLEITGGQARFIAHQAITLALTGADLGARVNGQPVEGWRTLHLNKGDTLSFQFPKKGLRAYLAIPGGFAAPAVFGSVATVVRDGIGGLGAAKEASGCLIRQGDYLKTVSKEVVKPGINRIVPARYIPEYVGPLSLNLMESYQARAFSAQSRKSLYQTQFTLSPNSDRMGYRLAGGKITPPFSGVISEGIALGAVQIPENGQPIILMRDHQTLGGYPKFGCVAQLDLNRLAQAMPGTPIRFQPISFQAAGQKLKSFYSFFNL, from the coding sequence GTGGTCGCACTGGAAGTCCTGGACCCGGGAATGATGACGCAGCTTCAGGATACTGGTCGAACGGGAGTGGGGTACCAGGGCCTGGCCCAGGGTGGCCCCATGGATTTGCATGCTTATTGCTGGGCAAATCATCTTCTGGGAAACCCTATGATCTGTTCCCAGTTGGAGATAACCGGTGGGCAGGCAAGGTTTATAGCGCATCAAGCCATCACGCTGGCGTTAACCGGGGCTGATCTGGGAGCCAGAGTCAATGGTCAGCCTGTGGAAGGGTGGCGAACCCTGCATCTGAATAAAGGCGATACGTTATCATTTCAGTTTCCCAAAAAAGGGCTGAGAGCCTATCTGGCCATTCCCGGCGGCTTTGCTGCACCCGCCGTCTTTGGTAGTGTGGCGACCGTGGTCAGGGATGGTATTGGTGGGTTAGGGGCCGCAAAAGAAGCCAGTGGTTGTCTGATAAGGCAGGGGGATTATCTCAAGACCGTTTCCAAAGAGGTAGTTAAACCCGGCATAAACCGCATTGTGCCAGCCCGGTATATCCCGGAATATGTCGGGCCGCTGAGCCTTAATCTGATGGAGTCGTATCAGGCCCGGGCTTTTTCTGCACAGAGCCGGAAAAGTCTCTATCAGACCCAATTCACGCTTTCTCCCAATAGCGACCGTATGGGGTATCGATTGGCAGGGGGTAAAATCACGCCCCCTTTCAGCGGGGTGATTTCTGAAGGCATTGCCCTGGGGGCTGTTCAGATACCTGAAAATGGTCAGCCAATTATTCTGATGCGCGACCACCAGACACTGGGGGGCTACCCCAAGTTCGGCTGTGTTGCCCAGTTGGATTTGAACAGGCTGGCACAGGCAATGCCCGGAACCCCGATACGTTTTCAGCCGATATCTTTTCAGGCAGCAGGACAAAAATTAAAAAGCTTCTACTCCTTCTTTAATCTGTAA
- a CDS encoding ATP-binding protein, giving the protein MRLRDRLSYKQVKYTVSVAFILGLIFSVFQVTHDYKTQDKSIDSAIQAYLDISKAPASRIAYNLDEELAIELVNGLIESPLILSAAIIDTDNLVLAKAGTAKNPDEQRQFTDLFFGTARTYQQQLSVPYDLEEELGTLTITADTRPSGQEFLDRSVLTLVFGLVRTLLLALALQGMFYLMLTQPLLKLARHVKQVRTGSKHKTLAISGGHQKDEIGLLTSAFNEFQDDIEKQLYHRNIAENKLRQHSHDLELRIADRTQELQENNNALFKANAELEKARQAALRSARIRGEQLSYLSHEIRTPLNGILGMLELTINEELTDKQYERLDLARQSGVRLVRLLNSMLDLARLESGKVAIEHTHFNLREIIEESVVLLSQKTYEKNIPLTCDIDPTLPATLLGDPTRISQVINNLLGNAIKFTHQGEIKLSLDSKPLGQNRLDVIINITDTGIGIPKKALEAIFTPFTQASNAIYDSYGGSGMGLALTKELVKAMNGSISVISREQQGSTFSIKLPLNKT; this is encoded by the coding sequence ATGAGGCTCAGGGACAGACTCTCTTATAAGCAAGTCAAATACACAGTCAGCGTTGCATTTATTCTGGGATTGATTTTCAGTGTCTTCCAGGTAACTCACGATTATAAGACTCAGGACAAGAGCATCGATAGTGCCATTCAGGCTTATCTGGACATCAGCAAGGCACCTGCATCACGTATCGCCTACAACCTGGATGAAGAGCTGGCCATAGAGCTGGTGAATGGACTCATTGAGTCACCGTTAATTCTCAGCGCAGCAATTATTGACACCGACAACCTGGTTCTGGCCAAAGCCGGAACCGCAAAAAATCCCGACGAACAGAGACAATTTACCGACCTCTTCTTTGGCACCGCAAGAACTTATCAGCAACAATTGTCAGTGCCTTACGACCTTGAAGAAGAGCTTGGCACTCTGACCATCACCGCTGACACGCGCCCTTCCGGTCAGGAGTTTCTGGATCGCTCTGTACTCACCCTGGTGTTTGGGCTGGTCCGGACCTTGCTGCTGGCGCTGGCTCTGCAGGGCATGTTTTATCTGATGCTGACCCAACCACTCTTGAAACTGGCCCGTCACGTAAAACAGGTTCGAACAGGCAGCAAACATAAAACACTGGCAATCTCCGGAGGCCATCAAAAGGATGAAATAGGGCTACTGACCAGTGCATTTAATGAGTTTCAGGATGATATTGAAAAGCAGCTATATCATCGCAATATTGCCGAAAATAAGCTTAGACAACATAGCCATGATCTTGAACTTCGCATTGCTGACAGGACACAGGAACTGCAGGAAAACAATAACGCGCTGTTCAAGGCCAATGCGGAACTTGAGAAAGCACGGCAGGCCGCACTTCGTTCAGCCAGAATTCGTGGAGAACAGCTTTCCTACCTGAGCCATGAGATTCGCACGCCACTGAATGGCATTTTAGGCATGCTGGAACTGACCATTAATGAAGAACTGACCGACAAACAATATGAGCGCCTTGATCTGGCTCGTCAGTCAGGTGTTCGACTGGTCCGACTGCTCAATAGCATGCTGGACCTGGCCAGGCTGGAGTCCGGTAAAGTTGCCATTGAACATACTCATTTCAATTTGCGTGAAATCATTGAAGAGTCGGTCGTGTTGTTGAGTCAGAAGACCTATGAAAAAAATATTCCACTGACCTGTGATATTGACCCAACGCTGCCAGCCACTCTGCTTGGCGATCCTACCCGCATCAGTCAGGTCATTAATAACCTTCTGGGTAATGCCATTAAATTCACCCATCAGGGTGAGATCAAACTATCACTGGATTCAAAACCGCTTGGCCAAAACCGTCTTGATGTGATCATTAACATTACCGATACCGGGATTGGCATCCCCAAAAAGGCCCTCGAAGCAATTTTCACCCCTTTTACCCAGGCCAGCAATGCAATCTATGACAGCTACGGGGGCTCCGGTATGGGGCTGGCATTGACCAAAGAGCTGGTGAAAGCAATGAATGGATCCATCAGTGTCATATCCCGGGAACAACAGGGCAGTACTTTTTCGATAAAACTGCCCCTTAACAAAACCTGA
- a CDS encoding valine--pyruvate transaminase, translated as MKLSAFGEKFTSHSGILSLMDDLGNALADGKDMIMMGGGNPAHIPEVEAVFRQRLRQITESQAEFTRLVGTYDPPQGEKDFVREMAAFLNRQFGWQLTANNIALSNGSQAAFFMLFNMFAGRYGDGGHKRIQLPLAPEYIGYADAGLSDDFFAANKPEIEHLDQHTFKYRVDFQELVIDDSIGAICVSRPTNPTGNVLTDSEIERLDSLALQHDIPMIIDGAYGTPFPKLIFTEATPRWNEHSILCLSLSKLGLPAVRTGIVVANEQVIRALSGINAIMNLAPNSTGSLLALDMIRDDSINALCENVIRPYYQEKAQFAVNCLKEKLGDIPWHVHKPEGAMFLWLWFEGLPVSSLELYERLKARNVLVVSGHYFFPGIDDDWPHKHECLRLTYTRDHQDVEQGLTILAEEVHKLYR; from the coding sequence ATGAAGCTTTCTGCCTTTGGCGAAAAATTCACCAGCCATTCCGGCATCCTTTCATTGATGGATGATCTGGGTAATGCCCTTGCTGATGGTAAAGATATGATTATGATGGGCGGCGGTAATCCGGCCCATATCCCCGAAGTGGAAGCCGTATTCAGGCAGCGACTGCGGCAAATTACCGAGAGTCAGGCGGAGTTTACCCGGTTGGTGGGTACCTATGATCCTCCCCAGGGAGAAAAAGACTTCGTCCGTGAGATGGCGGCTTTTCTTAACCGTCAGTTTGGCTGGCAGCTGACGGCAAACAATATTGCCTTGTCTAATGGCAGCCAGGCCGCTTTTTTTATGCTGTTCAATATGTTTGCCGGACGTTATGGGGATGGCGGGCACAAGCGCATTCAGTTACCGCTGGCACCGGAATACATCGGTTATGCCGATGCCGGGTTGAGTGATGATTTTTTTGCGGCCAATAAGCCTGAAATTGAGCATCTGGATCAGCATACCTTCAAATACCGGGTGGATTTTCAGGAGCTGGTGATTGATGACAGTATTGGTGCCATTTGTGTGTCACGCCCTACCAATCCAACCGGCAATGTACTGACAGATAGTGAAATTGAGCGGCTCGACAGTCTGGCCCTGCAACATGATATTCCCATGATCATTGATGGTGCCTACGGCACGCCGTTTCCAAAGTTGATCTTTACCGAAGCGACTCCTCGCTGGAACGAACACTCCATTCTTTGCCTGAGCCTGTCCAAACTGGGGCTCCCGGCGGTCAGAACCGGTATTGTGGTGGCCAATGAGCAGGTTATTAGAGCGCTGTCGGGTATTAATGCCATTATGAATCTGGCACCAAACAGTACGGGTAGCCTGTTGGCACTGGATATGATCCGGGATGACAGCATTAACGCTCTTTGTGAGAATGTGATTCGACCTTACTATCAGGAGAAGGCTCAGTTTGCCGTGAACTGCCTCAAAGAGAAACTGGGTGATATTCCCTGGCATGTTCATAAACCGGAAGGGGCAATGTTCCTCTGGTTATGGTTTGAAGGCTTGCCTGTCTCCAGCCTGGAACTGTATGAACGACTGAAGGCAAGAAATGTGCTGGTGGTTTCCGGGCATTACTTCTTTCCGGGTATAGACGACGACTGGCCTCATAAGCATGAATGCCTCAGGCTGACGTATACCCGTGATCATCAGGACGTTGAGCAGGGGCTGACTATTCTGGCGGAAGAAGTACACAAACTTTACAGGTAA
- the pxpB gene encoding 5-oxoprolinase subunit PxpB encodes MMDIQPVSETALIIRLGDHIDTQLAVKTGTLADQIRNSCSFELIEVIPSYTTIYIQYHPLKTDFFALKSRLQGLVDTFFLSDDKDDRAWKANKIITLPVYYSLETGPDLPEVAQFHNRTVADVIQIHSQSTYVVCAIGFSPGFAFLGSVDSAIATPRKSEPRKMLPAGSVGIADQQTAVYPSDSPGGWQIIGNCPVSLIDFDKTPMSPFSVGLSVQFQPISRDEFFALGGTLWSHWKSWTRE; translated from the coding sequence ATGATGGATATCCAGCCTGTGTCAGAAACAGCGTTGATCATCCGGCTGGGTGATCATATTGATACTCAGCTGGCGGTAAAAACAGGCACTCTGGCTGACCAGATCAGAAATAGCTGTTCGTTTGAGCTTATTGAAGTTATCCCTTCTTATACGACCATCTATATTCAGTACCACCCGCTGAAAACGGATTTTTTCGCGTTAAAAAGTCGGCTGCAGGGGCTGGTTGATACTTTTTTTCTGTCTGATGATAAAGATGACCGAGCCTGGAAGGCCAACAAGATAATCACCTTGCCCGTGTATTACAGCCTGGAGACGGGGCCGGATTTACCGGAGGTTGCACAGTTTCATAACCGCACAGTGGCAGATGTTATCCAGATTCACAGTCAGTCGACTTATGTCGTTTGTGCTATCGGCTTCAGCCCAGGTTTTGCTTTCCTGGGGTCGGTTGACTCCGCTATTGCCACGCCAAGAAAGTCCGAGCCCCGAAAAATGCTGCCAGCAGGCAGTGTCGGGATTGCTGACCAGCAAACCGCCGTCTACCCATCCGACTCCCCCGGTGGTTGGCAGATAATTGGGAATTGTCCGGTTTCTCTGATTGATTTTGACAAAACACCCATGTCACCTTTCTCTGTGGGTTTGTCTGTGCAGTTCCAGCCTATATCACGGGATGAGTTTTTTGCGCTTGGAGGTACTTTGTGGTCGCACTGGAAGTCCTGGACCCGGGAATGA
- a CDS encoding YcgN family cysteine cluster protein, which translates to MTAKPFWETKTLAEMTADEWESLCDRCGRCCLHKLEDEDTDTVYYTSVACKLLDTGSCQCQNYPNRKDIVPECTVLTLKDVELFHWLPETCAYRLISEKKPLFDWHPLVSGSCESIHQAGISVKGWVHSENDIAEDDLEDYIIPHNMIG; encoded by the coding sequence ATGACCGCAAAACCTTTCTGGGAAACCAAAACCCTGGCAGAAATGACCGCCGATGAGTGGGAAAGCCTCTGTGATCGCTGTGGTCGCTGCTGCCTGCACAAACTGGAAGATGAAGATACGGATACGGTTTATTACACGTCAGTAGCCTGCAAACTGCTGGACACCGGCAGCTGCCAATGCCAAAACTACCCGAACCGTAAAGACATCGTGCCGGAATGTACGGTACTGACGCTGAAAGATGTTGAGCTGTTCCACTGGCTGCCTGAAACCTGCGCTTATCGGCTGATCAGCGAAAAGAAACCGCTGTTTGACTGGCATCCACTGGTATCCGGCTCCTGTGAATCTATCCATCAGGCCGGAATCTCGGTAAAAGGATGGGTACACTCAGAAAATGATATTGCAGAAGATGATCTTGAGGACTATATCATTCCCCACAACATGATTGGCTGA
- a CDS encoding 5-oxoprolinase subunit PxpA codes for MQLNCDMGESFGPWQMGNDQAVMPWIDMANIACGFHASDPDTMSDTVQQAVECGVTVGAHPGYHDKAGFGRRPIPHSPESITALVAYQVGALDAICQQHGTRVKYIKPHGALYHGMMNNPDVFAAIVIAAANMEIKPALMIQALSNNALQEKTADRYSIPLIYEAYADRAYDDHGLLVSRTLPGAVHRDSATILQQVRGLLSGEVSTISGKRLKMNADSLCVHGDNPDAIALIQQIHQIVKSADAAP; via the coding sequence GTGCAGCTGAATTGTGATATGGGGGAGAGTTTTGGCCCCTGGCAAATGGGCAATGACCAGGCAGTGATGCCATGGATTGATATGGCCAATATTGCCTGTGGCTTTCACGCTTCTGACCCCGATACCATGAGTGACACCGTGCAACAGGCGGTAGAGTGCGGTGTCACGGTTGGTGCTCACCCCGGATATCATGACAAGGCCGGGTTTGGACGTCGCCCCATTCCTCACAGTCCTGAAAGTATCACCGCCCTTGTGGCTTACCAGGTTGGCGCACTGGATGCTATCTGTCAGCAGCATGGCACCCGGGTAAAGTACATTAAACCCCATGGTGCCCTTTACCATGGGATGATGAATAACCCGGATGTGTTTGCAGCCATTGTGATTGCCGCGGCAAACATGGAGATCAAACCAGCGCTTATGATTCAGGCACTGAGCAATAATGCGTTGCAAGAAAAGACAGCTGACAGGTATTCAATACCACTGATTTATGAAGCCTATGCCGACAGAGCTTATGACGATCATGGCCTGCTGGTGTCAAGAACCTTGCCAGGGGCTGTTCACCGGGATTCAGCCACGATTCTTCAGCAGGTGAGAGGCCTGCTCTCGGGGGAAGTGAGCACCATCAGCGGAAAGCGGCTGAAGATGAACGCCGATAGTCTGTGTGTTCATGGTGATAATCCTGACGCCATAGCCCTGATCCAGCAGATTCATCAGATTGTAAAGTCGGCAGATGCTGCGCCATGA
- a CDS encoding P1 family peptidase, translating to MASHLLSVLQVLQMTTQRHELFSISGLAIGHASDLERLTGVTVLRFDRGVTAGVDVRGAAPGTRETELLRPENLVDSVHAIVLCGGSALGLESMNGVSRYLEEQGIGLPTGFIRIPVVTGAVLFDQSVGDASARPSEQMGYEATRLASLCDIEEGNVGAGTGASIGKVAGFDRATKSGIGCYAIRLRGGLVVGAVVAVNAWGDAVAGEKLIAGTRSEDGQQFVSGMDLLMNDQAVQALPGANTTIGVVVTNGKLTKAQALKMAQMGHDGLSRAIRPAHSMYDGDTIFSAATGEVAADVNVLGVVGAEAVQQAIYRAVYAATSAGGLPAIHDIRAK from the coding sequence ATGGCCAGCCACTTATTATCCGTGTTGCAGGTTCTGCAGATGACTACTCAGCGGCATGAGCTTTTTTCAATTAGCGGTCTGGCCATTGGCCATGCATCAGATCTCGAAAGGTTGACTGGCGTGACGGTGCTGCGCTTTGACCGGGGCGTGACAGCGGGTGTGGATGTGCGCGGTGCCGCTCCCGGAACCAGGGAGACGGAGTTGTTAAGGCCTGAAAACCTGGTGGATTCTGTCCATGCCATTGTGCTTTGCGGTGGCAGTGCGCTGGGTCTGGAAAGTATGAACGGGGTCAGTCGTTACCTGGAGGAGCAGGGCATTGGTTTACCCACAGGCTTCATCAGGATTCCGGTTGTCACCGGTGCGGTGCTATTTGACCAGTCGGTCGGCGATGCCTCTGCCCGGCCCAGTGAGCAAATGGGGTATGAAGCCACCAGGTTGGCCAGTCTCTGCGACATTGAAGAAGGTAATGTTGGTGCCGGTACCGGAGCGTCAATCGGTAAAGTTGCCGGGTTTGACCGGGCGACAAAAAGTGGCATCGGTTGTTACGCCATCAGGCTAAGAGGAGGGTTGGTTGTCGGTGCCGTGGTGGCTGTCAATGCCTGGGGAGATGCTGTTGCCGGTGAGAAGCTTATTGCCGGCACCAGGAGCGAAGATGGACAGCAGTTTGTTTCTGGTATGGATCTCTTAATGAATGACCAGGCCGTTCAAGCACTGCCCGGGGCCAATACCACCATCGGCGTGGTGGTGACTAACGGGAAATTAACCAAAGCCCAGGCTTTAAAGATGGCACAAATGGGGCACGATGGTTTGTCGCGTGCCATTCGCCCTGCACATTCCATGTACGATGGTGATACCATTTTCAGTGCAGCAACCGGCGAAGTGGCTGCTGATGTCAATGTTTTGGGTGTTGTGGGGGCGGAGGCTGTGCAACAGGCGATATATCGTGCCGTTTACGCAGCAACATCAGCGGGTGGCTTACCGGCGATTCACGATATACGGGCAAAATAA